In a single window of the Polynucleobacter sp. MWH-UH24A genome:
- a CDS encoding heme A synthase: MMSETALMVLELAGIALLIAGLPLAFLYFKKGMGLFQKLNWTIVFLTFDLILFGAFTRLSDSGLGCPDWPGCYGTSNPFRAIEEIRAAEAAMPTGPVTVFKAWVEMIHRYLAMSVGFLIIIQVIAAFKQPNPRRSLAIRGSLFLLVLVCLQGAFGAWTVTLKLQPIIVSMHLILALVLFASMVWFAQRNDLHHLNDSKTISSLSGGLVLIAILALFGQIFLGAWVSTNYAVLACPDFPTCMGTWYPNMDWQNAFFLWRDLGEAKSGGIIPMAALVTIHWTHRVGAIIASAVLLFVAVKAVRYPESKVQFWGKAIIALLALQIATGISNVVFQWPLVAALLHTGGAAAILFCLVRLSAWSNSYFLSSKSLQQGSV; the protein is encoded by the coding sequence ATGATGTCTGAAACGGCTCTGATGGTCTTGGAGCTTGCTGGAATTGCTCTCCTAATTGCTGGCTTACCATTGGCATTTCTTTATTTTAAAAAAGGAATGGGCTTATTTCAAAAGCTCAACTGGACCATCGTATTTTTGACCTTTGATCTCATTTTGTTTGGTGCGTTTACCCGCTTAAGTGATTCGGGTCTGGGATGTCCGGATTGGCCAGGTTGCTATGGTACATCCAATCCTTTTCGTGCAATTGAAGAGATACGTGCGGCGGAGGCTGCAATGCCAACGGGCCCGGTGACAGTATTTAAAGCCTGGGTTGAAATGATTCATCGCTATTTAGCGATGAGCGTTGGCTTTTTAATCATCATCCAAGTGATTGCGGCATTTAAGCAGCCAAATCCAAGACGCTCTTTAGCAATTAGGGGTAGTTTGTTTTTGCTGGTATTGGTGTGCTTACAAGGCGCATTCGGGGCTTGGACTGTCACCCTGAAACTTCAGCCAATAATTGTGAGCATGCATCTGATCCTGGCATTGGTGTTATTTGCCAGCATGGTGTGGTTCGCGCAGCGCAATGATCTACATCATTTAAATGATTCCAAGACGATCTCAAGCCTATCTGGCGGCCTTGTACTCATTGCCATCTTAGCCCTCTTTGGACAAATTTTTCTAGGAGCATGGGTTAGTACTAACTATGCCGTTTTGGCTTGTCCTGATTTCCCAACCTGTATGGGTACTTGGTATCCCAACATGGATTGGCAAAATGCATTTTTCTTATGGCGCGATTTAGGTGAGGCTAAATCAGGTGGAATTATTCCAATGGCAGCATTGGTTACCATTCATTGGACCCATCGCGTTGGTGCAATTATTGCTTCGGCAGTTTTGTTATTCGTCGCTGTAAAAGCAGTTCGTTACCCAGAGTCTAAAGTTCAATTTTGGGGTAAAGCAATCATCGCATTATTAGCATTGCAAATTGCAACCGGTATATCTAATGTCGTATTTCAATGGCCATTAGTTGCCGCGCTATTACATACCGGCGGTGCCGCAGCTATCTTATTTTGCTTAGTGCGTTTGAGTGCTTGGAGTAACAGTTATTTTTTATCCAGCAAATCGTTACAACAAGGGTCTGTGTGA
- a CDS encoding SURF1 family protein, with protein sequence MSLFRVLIVERRVATVAMLVVLAIGVLAGRWQLSRADQKIILANQITAMADREQIDLNAKNWTLLETQFRPVRARGRFLVNEVIWLDNRPNPKPQAGQTQSGFYVLMPFLLDGQEKRIVWVNRGWAPRNNQDRLILPSIKTPEGSVMIEGIALSGPGKVLELGNQPNSERKPRIQQNLDLTYEASRFTYSQSPFIIRQNDPDAVDGLSRIWPVATTGVDRHYAYAFQWFSLGAAALAFWFTTGFMRYRNQGKSSS encoded by the coding sequence TTGAGTTTATTTCGAGTTCTTATTGTAGAGCGAAGAGTCGCAACGGTTGCAATGTTGGTAGTTCTGGCAATTGGCGTTTTAGCGGGTCGCTGGCAGCTTAGTCGTGCCGACCAGAAAATAATCCTCGCTAACCAAATTACGGCTATGGCAGATCGAGAGCAAATTGATCTGAATGCCAAAAATTGGACCCTTCTTGAGACTCAGTTCAGACCAGTGCGGGCCCGAGGCCGCTTTTTAGTCAATGAGGTAATTTGGCTTGATAATCGACCGAACCCAAAACCGCAAGCAGGACAGACCCAATCGGGTTTCTATGTGCTGATGCCATTTTTACTCGACGGTCAAGAGAAACGGATTGTTTGGGTCAATCGAGGCTGGGCTCCCAGAAACAATCAGGATCGATTGATATTGCCAAGTATTAAAACTCCAGAGGGTTCGGTAATGATTGAGGGTATTGCATTATCGGGTCCAGGAAAGGTATTAGAGCTTGGTAACCAGCCCAATAGCGAGCGCAAACCTCGGATTCAGCAAAATTTAGATTTGACCTATGAGGCAAGCCGATTCACGTATTCTCAATCCCCCTTCATCATTCGTCAAAATGACCCGGATGCGGTTGATGGATTATCACGAATTTGGCCTGTTGCAACGACGGGAGTCGATCGCCATTATGCTTATGCTTTCCAATGGTTTTCTTTGGGCGCGGCAGCGCTAGCATTTTGGTTTACAACTGGATTTATGCGATATCGCAACCAAGGTAAATCGAGTTCATAG
- a CDS encoding twin transmembrane helix small protein, producing the protein MKWLIVFILLVIIASLGSALYFMMKDKGNSSRMVHSLMLRIGLSIALFIGIWIAHYFGLIESTGLKVPQ; encoded by the coding sequence ATGAAATGGCTAATTGTTTTTATTCTGTTGGTCATCATTGCTAGTCTTGGATCAGCCCTCTACTTCATGATGAAAGACAAGGGCAATAGTTCCAGAATGGTTCACTCGCTGATGCTCAGAATTGGTTTATCGATTGCACTATTCATTGGCATTTGGATTGCCCATTACTTTGGACTCATTGAGTCCACTGGCCTGAAAGTACCTCAATAA
- a CDS encoding cytochrome c oxidase subunit 3, whose protein sequence is MSLNSTPYYFVPAPSKYPVLASIGLLGFGGGMSAWVNGLSWGGPLVLAAVIYVLFVLYGWFGTAISESNTGKNGVNVDVSYRWSMSWFIFSEIMFFAAFFAALFYARSITVPWLSDVDNKLLWPDFVASWPTVGPANLVEKFSTIGPWPIPTINTLLLLSSGVTVTWAHHALREGNRQHAIYGLFATVSLGLIFLGFQAYEYIHAYSDLNLKLTSGIYGSTFFMLTGFHGFHVFLGGLMLTIVLRRMIRGDFTAENHFGFEGAAWYWHFVDVVWLGLYIVVYWM, encoded by the coding sequence ATGTCATTAAACTCCACACCGTATTACTTTGTTCCGGCCCCCTCAAAATACCCTGTCCTCGCAAGCATTGGCCTGCTTGGATTTGGTGGCGGTATGTCGGCTTGGGTGAATGGCCTGTCATGGGGAGGACCGCTGGTCTTGGCGGCCGTCATTTATGTACTGTTTGTGCTTTATGGTTGGTTTGGTACTGCAATCTCCGAGTCCAATACCGGTAAAAACGGTGTGAATGTGGATGTGTCTTATCGCTGGTCGATGAGCTGGTTCATCTTTTCTGAGATCATGTTTTTTGCAGCTTTCTTTGCTGCGCTTTTTTACGCCCGCAGTATTACCGTACCTTGGCTTAGTGACGTAGATAACAAACTTTTATGGCCTGATTTTGTGGCATCGTGGCCTACTGTTGGTCCGGCAAATTTAGTGGAAAAATTTAGCACGATTGGTCCTTGGCCGATTCCAACGATTAATACCCTGTTGCTACTAAGTTCAGGGGTGACGGTGACATGGGCGCATCATGCTTTGCGCGAGGGAAATCGTCAGCATGCCATTTATGGTTTATTTGCCACCGTTTCTTTGGGTCTTATTTTCTTGGGTTTCCAGGCCTACGAGTATATCCATGCTTATAGCGACTTAAACCTGAAGCTTACTTCTGGCATTTATGGTTCAACTTTCTTTATGTTGACGGGTTTCCATGGATTCCATGTATTTTTGGGCGGCTTGATGTTGACCATTGTTTTGCGACGCATGATTCGTGGCGATTTCACTGCTGAGAATCATTTTGGTTTTGAAGGCGCCGCATGGTATTGGCACTTCGTTGACGTCGTCTGGCTAGGTCTCTACATCGTCGTTTATTGGATGTAA
- a CDS encoding DUF2970 domain-containing protein, producing the protein MNKQPSFVGSMRAVLWAFLGIRNKAGLKNDVASLSFVHIIIAGVLGAVLFMAILLLIVNLVVAN; encoded by the coding sequence ATGAACAAGCAACCCAGCTTCGTTGGTTCAATGCGCGCAGTTTTGTGGGCATTTCTTGGAATTCGTAATAAAGCAGGATTAAAAAATGATGTTGCAAGCTTAAGCTTTGTGCACATCATCATTGCTGGTGTATTGGGCGCCGTATTATTTATGGCGATCCTTTTATTGATTGTGAATTTAGTAGTAGCCAATTAA
- a CDS encoding cytochrome c oxidase assembly protein — protein sequence MAHNLGTLNKQILLKLLLLAVLMFGFGYALVPLYKALCEVTGINVVTSKNNYGVRAYGASKPGNTQVDYSRTITIEFDSNSRGPFAFKPVKNFLEVHPGEMHEIVYEVVNTLDRPVAAQAIPSYAPKTATEFFTKIECFCFQEQALTPHQIRQMPVVFIVDPNLPKDVKTITLSYTFFETGIPKPVADSKESKKKASS from the coding sequence ATGGCACACAATCTAGGCACTCTCAATAAGCAAATCCTTCTTAAGCTTCTTTTGCTTGCCGTACTAATGTTCGGATTTGGTTATGCCTTAGTGCCTTTGTACAAAGCGCTGTGCGAGGTAACTGGTATTAATGTTGTAACCAGTAAAAATAATTATGGTGTGCGAGCTTATGGTGCAAGTAAGCCTGGTAATACCCAGGTAGATTACAGTCGAACAATCACGATTGAATTTGACTCCAATAGCCGTGGACCATTCGCCTTTAAGCCCGTAAAGAACTTTCTTGAAGTTCATCCAGGTGAGATGCATGAGATTGTTTATGAAGTAGTCAACACCTTGGATCGCCCAGTGGCTGCTCAAGCGATTCCGAGTTATGCACCTAAGACCGCCACTGAATTCTTCACGAAGATCGAGTGTTTTTGTTTTCAAGAGCAAGCGCTGACTCCGCATCAAATTCGGCAAATGCCCGTGGTATTTATTGTTGATCCCAATCTTCCTAAAGACGTTAAAACAATTACTTTGTCATATACCTTTTTTGAGACTGGCATACCAAAGCCTGTTGCTGATAGCAAAGAGTCTAAGAAGAAAGCGTCATCATGA
- a CDS encoding cytochrome oxidase small assembly protein has translation MTERSNPLMSNRRLAAVLLSIVLTFFLGIVLKYWFLG, from the coding sequence GTGACCGAGCGATCAAATCCATTGATGAGCAACCGCCGCCTAGCGGCGGTCTTGCTATCGATTGTTTTGACTTTTTTCTTGGGTATTGTGCTGAAGTATTGGTTCTTGGGTTAG
- the ctaD gene encoding cytochrome c oxidase subunit I produces the protein MSTISTTHDHAHDHAHDHPHGWRRWLFATNHKDIGTMYLIFAFVSLLAGGVMALGIRLELFQPGLQYLRPEFFNQLTTMHGLVMVFGAIMPAFVGFANWMIPLQIGASDMAFARMNNFSFWILPVAALLLFGSFLVPGGAPSGGWTLYAPLTLQMGPGMDMAIFALHLLGASSIMGSINIIVTILNMRAPGMTLMKMPMFCWTWLITAYLLIAVMPVLAGAITMVLTDRHFGTSFFSAAGGGDPVMYQHIFWFFGHPEVYIMILPAFGIISEVVPVFARKRLFGYESMVYATSSIAILSFIVWAHHMFTTGMPVTGQLFFMYATMLIAVPTGVKIFNWVATMWKGSMTFETPMLWAIGFIFVFTIGGFTGLVLAMAPIDIGLQDTYYVVAHFHYVLVAGSLFAMFAGFYYWCPKWTGRMADEFRGKIHFWGSMFFFNLTFFPMHFLGLAGMPRRYADYPTQFADFNLIASIGGLGFGLMQVYFLLYVVLPAYRGHGKKAPDSPWETANSLEWTVPSPAPFHTFEQPPKVS, from the coding sequence ATGAGCACCATATCAACAACCCACGATCACGCACACGATCACGCACACGATCATCCGCACGGATGGCGCCGCTGGTTATTCGCAACCAATCACAAAGACATCGGCACGATGTATTTGATTTTTGCATTCGTGAGCCTCTTGGCAGGTGGCGTTATGGCGCTTGGTATACGTTTGGAGCTTTTTCAGCCCGGATTGCAATATTTGCGCCCCGAGTTCTTTAATCAACTAACGACTATGCATGGTTTGGTGATGGTATTCGGAGCCATTATGCCGGCCTTCGTCGGCTTTGCAAACTGGATGATTCCTTTGCAAATTGGCGCATCGGACATGGCTTTCGCACGGATGAACAACTTTAGTTTCTGGATTTTGCCGGTTGCTGCCTTGCTGTTGTTTGGCTCATTCCTAGTGCCAGGCGGTGCGCCGTCGGGTGGCTGGACCTTATATGCACCATTGACCTTGCAAATGGGGCCAGGAATGGATATGGCCATCTTCGCATTGCACCTTTTAGGCGCTTCTTCGATTATGGGTTCGATTAACATCATTGTGACCATTTTGAACATGCGCGCACCGGGCATGACGCTCATGAAAATGCCAATGTTTTGCTGGACTTGGTTGATCACTGCGTATTTGTTAATTGCAGTGATGCCTGTACTAGCAGGCGCAATCACCATGGTTCTAACCGACCGCCACTTTGGTACTAGCTTCTTCTCCGCGGCCGGCGGCGGCGACCCTGTGATGTACCAGCATATTTTCTGGTTCTTTGGCCACCCTGAGGTTTACATCATGATCTTGCCAGCATTTGGCATTATCAGCGAGGTCGTTCCTGTTTTTGCTAGAAAACGCTTGTTTGGCTACGAATCAATGGTTTATGCCACATCATCCATTGCAATCTTGTCATTCATTGTTTGGGCGCATCATATGTTCACCACAGGTATGCCAGTGACTGGACAACTCTTCTTTATGTACGCCACGATGTTGATTGCCGTACCAACCGGTGTGAAGATTTTTAACTGGGTTGCAACGATGTGGAAAGGTTCAATGACCTTTGAAACCCCGATGCTATGGGCGATCGGATTCATCTTTGTATTCACAATTGGCGGCTTTACTGGACTTGTTTTAGCGATGGCCCCAATTGATATTGGCCTACAAGACACTTACTACGTGGTTGCCCACTTCCACTATGTATTAGTGGCGGGCTCGCTCTTTGCAATGTTTGCAGGCTTTTATTACTGGTGTCCAAAATGGACAGGTCGTATGGCCGATGAGTTCCGTGGCAAGATTCATTTTTGGGGATCGATGTTCTTCTTTAACCTCACCTTTTTCCCGATGCACTTTTTGGGCTTGGCCGGTATGCCACGTCGGTATGCAGATTACCCAACTCAATTTGCTGACTTCAATTTAATTGCATCAATCGGTGGCTTAGGTTTTGGTTTAATGCAGGTTTATTTCTTACTGTATGTGGTGTTGCCGGCATACCGTGGTCATGGCAAGAAGGCTCCTGATAGCCCATGGGAGACAGCTAATTCCTTAGAGTGGACAGTTCCATCACCTGCTCCGTTCCATACCTTTGAGCAGCCACCCAAAGTTAGTTAA
- the coxB gene encoding cytochrome c oxidase subunit II, which translates to MPGGPKVNQLNFPAPATKIMEEIHWLHWFMMIICLLIFIGVFSVMFYSIYKHRKSKGAQPASFHESTSVEIIWTVIPLLIVIGMALPATKTVVAMKDTTNADITIKTTGYQWKWGYDYIKGEGEGISFLSTMSTSREAINNLAPKSPTYLMEVDQEMVVPVNKKIRLITTANDVIHAWTVPAFGVKQDAIPGFVRDTWFRAEKIGTFRGQCSELCGAQHAFMPIVVRVVSDEDYTKWVAQKKKEMAATADDPSKVYTLAEQMDRGAKVYATNCAACHQPNGKGAGAFPALDGSKVALGPKAGNFTILINGKGAMPKWGGVLSDGDLAAVMTYYRNAWGNKTGEVVQTQEFASVRAGK; encoded by the coding sequence ATGCCTGGTGGCCCCAAAGTTAATCAATTGAACTTTCCTGCACCGGCTACCAAGATCATGGAAGAAATTCATTGGTTGCATTGGTTCATGATGATCATTTGCTTGTTGATTTTTATCGGCGTTTTCTCGGTGATGTTCTACTCCATTTACAAACATCGCAAATCAAAGGGCGCGCAGCCCGCATCATTTCATGAGAGCACTTCAGTTGAAATTATTTGGACCGTGATCCCGCTGTTAATCGTGATTGGCATGGCTCTTCCTGCTACCAAAACCGTCGTGGCAATGAAGGACACAACCAATGCCGACATCACTATTAAAACCACTGGGTATCAGTGGAAGTGGGGCTATGACTATATTAAGGGTGAAGGCGAAGGCATTAGCTTTCTTTCCACCATGTCTACTTCACGCGAAGCAATCAATAATCTTGCCCCCAAGAGCCCAACCTATTTGATGGAAGTTGATCAAGAAATGGTTGTGCCTGTGAATAAAAAAATTCGTTTAATTACCACAGCAAATGATGTTATCCATGCGTGGACCGTGCCCGCCTTTGGCGTAAAGCAAGACGCAATCCCTGGGTTTGTACGAGACACCTGGTTCCGGGCTGAAAAAATTGGCACCTTCCGTGGACAATGTTCAGAGCTTTGTGGTGCGCAGCACGCATTTATGCCCATCGTGGTCAGAGTCGTTTCAGATGAGGATTACACCAAATGGGTTGCTCAAAAGAAAAAAGAAATGGCTGCAACCGCGGATGATCCCAGCAAGGTCTATACCTTGGCAGAGCAAATGGATCGTGGTGCGAAGGTTTACGCTACCAATTGCGCTGCATGCCACCAACCGAACGGCAAGGGCGCAGGTGCCTTCCCTGCATTGGATGGCAGCAAGGTTGCACTTGGTCCAAAGGCAGGTAATTTCACAATTTTGATTAATGGTAAGGGTGCCATGCCCAAATGGGGCGGTGTTTTATCCGATGGCGACTTGGCAGCCGTGATGACCTATTACCGCAATGCATGGGGTAACAAGACAGGTGAAGTAGTACAAACTCAAGAGTTTGCATCTGTTCGTGCTGGAAAATAA
- a CDS encoding methyltransferase type 11, producing the protein MTTSLSWLRAEIQERILNKLEPIKLSPKRILLEPDFSDLNRRAFIRRFPGAQIDSIADSQIQGATPFRIKLQQALSRILPNSGRLLDQGIPADASYDLILSNLSLQSRSNPGAWLANCHQHLTEGGLISFAYLGPDTGKELRNANSEGGHLQALPGALDMHDIGDALVQNRYSDPVMDMEYLYLEYETERALYKDGLALGLISPDAQLDRLHAPSPLKLTLEIVYGHAWVLAKNRSSGDSKTAYIRADAIKRK; encoded by the coding sequence ATGACCACTTCTCTTTCATGGCTTCGTGCAGAAATTCAAGAGCGGATACTCAATAAGTTAGAGCCCATCAAGTTATCTCCAAAACGAATCCTGCTTGAACCCGATTTTTCAGACTTAAATCGCAGGGCATTTATTAGGCGTTTTCCTGGTGCGCAGATTGACAGCATTGCCGATTCTCAAATTCAGGGAGCCACGCCATTCCGAATCAAACTTCAACAGGCACTTAGTCGAATCTTGCCGAACTCTGGCCGATTATTGGATCAGGGGATTCCAGCCGACGCATCCTATGACTTAATCCTTAGTAATTTATCGTTGCAAAGTCGCAGCAATCCTGGAGCCTGGTTAGCAAATTGTCATCAACACCTGACTGAAGGCGGTCTTATTTCATTTGCCTATTTAGGCCCCGATACGGGTAAGGAACTTCGGAATGCCAATTCAGAAGGGGGGCATTTACAAGCCCTACCGGGCGCCCTCGATATGCACGATATTGGGGATGCCTTAGTTCAAAACCGCTATTCGGACCCGGTCATGGATATGGAATACCTTTATTTGGAGTACGAGACCGAACGGGCCCTTTACAAGGATGGTTTGGCCCTTGGGCTCATTTCTCCGGATGCACAACTTGATCGGCTGCACGCACCCAGCCCCCTAAAACTGACACTGGAAATCGTTTATGGGCATGCCTGGGTTTTAGCTAAAAATCGCAGTAGCGGAGATAGTAAAACGGCATATATTCGCGCAGATGCAATTAAACGTAAATAG
- a CDS encoding ComF family protein: MVCENPQAKIVCHACRKRIAINRSRIGPSCAVCALPIKPHQSICTQCEEERPAFDRVVYLDLYQEPLRHPLHLLKYQKRLACASGFALLWNTFHQNALKSCDADVLIPVPLSQAKLAARGFNQAWEIAKQLDLPNSVKRAPNLVVCQRANAAQTSLSRANRTASMQERFILKADAVTVIKNRHILIVDDVLTTGSTIHYLAKTLKQSGAKRVTAWTMFRTPPWRA, translated from the coding sequence ATGGTGTGCGAAAACCCACAAGCGAAAATTGTTTGTCACGCATGTCGCAAGCGAATTGCTATAAATCGCTCGCGAATTGGTCCATCATGCGCGGTTTGTGCTTTACCAATTAAACCGCATCAATCAATTTGCACCCAATGTGAAGAGGAGAGGCCAGCATTTGATCGCGTGGTTTATCTCGACCTTTATCAAGAACCATTGCGCCACCCACTTCATCTTCTGAAGTACCAAAAAAGATTAGCATGCGCTTCTGGGTTTGCTCTGTTATGGAATACATTTCATCAAAATGCTCTCAAATCCTGCGATGCAGATGTTTTGATTCCGGTGCCCCTTAGCCAAGCAAAATTAGCGGCACGGGGGTTTAATCAAGCCTGGGAAATCGCCAAACAACTCGATCTCCCAAACTCTGTCAAACGAGCTCCAAACCTAGTGGTCTGCCAAAGGGCGAATGCCGCACAGACGAGTCTTAGCCGCGCTAATCGAACGGCGTCCATGCAAGAACGTTTTATCTTAAAGGCGGACGCAGTAACTGTCATCAAGAACCGGCATATTTTGATTGTTGATGATGTGTTGACCACCGGCTCGACCATTCACTATCTGGCTAAAACCCTTAAACAATCTGGAGCAAAACGGGTAACGGCATGGACTATGTTTCGGACGCCACCTTGGAGGGCTTAG
- a CDS encoding tRNA (cytidine(34)-2'-O)-methyltransferase, which yields MFNVVLFEPEIPPNTGNIIRLCANTGAQLHLIKPLGFPLEHAKLKRAGLDYHEFASLKLYENWSDFLAITKADLERVFALTTKGQRSLLHAEFHPNDYFVFGSETKGISDQVRASIPRENHLRLAMLANSRSLNLSNSVAIVVYEAWRQHQFQGGT from the coding sequence ATGTTTAATGTTGTTTTATTTGAACCCGAAATTCCGCCCAATACAGGAAATATCATCCGTTTATGCGCCAATACCGGTGCGCAATTGCATTTGATCAAACCACTTGGTTTTCCTCTTGAACACGCCAAATTAAAGCGGGCGGGTTTGGACTACCACGAGTTTGCCAGTCTCAAGCTCTATGAAAACTGGTCAGATTTTTTGGCAATCACTAAGGCTGATCTTGAGCGCGTATTTGCTCTCACAACCAAAGGTCAGCGCTCTCTACTTCATGCGGAATTTCATCCAAACGATTACTTTGTATTCGGATCGGAGACCAAAGGAATCAGTGATCAGGTACGCGCTAGCATTCCACGTGAAAATCACCTACGACTTGCAATGCTGGCCAATAGTCGCAGCTTAAATCTCTCAAACTCAGTGGCGATCGTTGTTTATGAAGCGTGGCGCCAGCACCAATTCCAGGGTGGTACTTAA
- a CDS encoding NAD(P)H-dependent glycerol-3-phosphate dehydrogenase — protein sequence MNISVLGAGAWGTAIAISAASHHPVCLWARNPNAAEVMRRDHENKQYLPAVTLPNSLAIESDFERAVGRLGSDDLLVIATPMAGLASTVADVFKLAQHPFNILWLCKGLEPKTSLLPHQVVQREQERYATHAHAVGVLSGPSFAREVGEGLPCALTVASTTSEFGQQVQTAFHHGNIRVYASDDLIGVELGGAVKNVLAIAAGISDGLGLGMNARAALLTRGLAEMMRLVKAVGGKSETCMGLTGLGDLILTATGDLSRNRRVGLSLAAGEPLDRVLAALGHVAEGVLCAQAVSDLAKKHHTEMPICTTVSQVLNGQLSPEAAVRALMGREPKSEN from the coding sequence ATGAATATCTCGGTTCTAGGAGCAGGAGCATGGGGTACAGCCATTGCTATATCCGCTGCTAGTCACCATCCAGTTTGCTTATGGGCGCGCAATCCAAATGCAGCTGAAGTCATGCGTCGGGATCATGAAAATAAGCAGTATTTACCGGCCGTTACTCTACCCAATTCATTAGCAATCGAATCGGATTTTGAGAGGGCCGTTGGCCGCTTAGGATCTGATGACTTGTTAGTCATTGCCACGCCAATGGCTGGTTTAGCAAGTACGGTAGCTGATGTATTTAAATTGGCTCAACACCCTTTTAATATTTTGTGGCTTTGCAAAGGTCTGGAGCCCAAAACTTCACTACTGCCGCATCAAGTTGTTCAGCGCGAACAAGAACGGTATGCCACTCATGCGCATGCAGTCGGTGTGTTATCGGGCCCTAGCTTTGCGCGTGAAGTTGGTGAAGGCCTGCCTTGTGCTTTGACAGTAGCTAGCACCACCTCTGAATTTGGTCAGCAAGTACAAACTGCGTTTCATCATGGAAATATTCGAGTCTATGCAAGTGACGATCTAATTGGCGTTGAGCTTGGTGGCGCAGTGAAAAATGTGTTAGCGATCGCCGCTGGAATTAGTGATGGTCTGGGATTAGGCATGAATGCTCGCGCCGCATTATTGACGCGAGGCTTGGCAGAAATGATGCGCTTAGTGAAAGCCGTTGGTGGAAAAAGTGAAACCTGCATGGGCCTTACTGGATTGGGTGATCTCATTCTGACCGCAACTGGTGATTTATCGCGTAACCGCCGGGTGGGGCTATCGCTTGCCGCTGGTGAGCCTTTAGATCGAGTGTTGGCTGCGCTTGGTCATGTGGCTGAGGGCGTCTTGTGCGCTCAAGCCGTGAGTGATTTGGCTAAAAAACATCATACTGAAATGCCAATTTGTACAACGGTTAGTCAGGTGTTGAATGGTCAGTTAAGTCCTGAGGCGGCCGTTCGAGCCCTAATGGGTCGCGAGCCTAAATCGGAAAATTAA
- the secB gene encoding protein-export chaperone SecB → MSDAATNSATGSNDPSFVIQRVYLKDLSLEQPNAPGILLVHSEPQIQVELDIAVDRLSDELFEVALLSTVTARVEGKVMFLVEAKQAGIFEFKNIPPEQIDPMLGITCPTIIFPYLRSNVADIISRAGFQPIHLADINFHGMYEHRLAQAQAAQGAQAGNGDAESKIILPN, encoded by the coding sequence ATGAGTGATGCTGCAACGAATTCAGCAACGGGTTCAAACGATCCTTCGTTTGTTATTCAACGAGTGTATTTAAAAGACTTATCGCTCGAGCAACCCAATGCCCCCGGTATTTTGTTGGTTCATAGCGAACCACAAATTCAGGTGGAGTTGGATATTGCGGTGGATCGTTTAAGTGATGAGTTATTTGAGGTTGCTCTTTTGAGCACTGTTACTGCGCGTGTTGAGGGTAAGGTCATGTTTTTGGTCGAAGCGAAACAAGCTGGTATTTTCGAGTTTAAAAATATTCCACCTGAGCAAATTGATCCAATGCTTGGCATCACTTGCCCAACAATCATCTTTCCCTATTTGCGTTCGAACGTTGCTGACATCATTAGTCGTGCTGGTTTTCAGCCCATTCATCTCGCTGACATTAACTTTCATGGCATGTATGAGCACCGCTTGGCTCAGGCTCAAGCGGCTCAAGGCGCCCAAGCTGGCAATGGTGACGCAGAGAGTAAGATTATTTTGCCTAACTAA
- the grxC gene encoding glutaredoxin 3 — protein sequence MPDVLMYSTRVCPYCVMAEKLLQKKGVQNLQKILIDVDPARREEMMSRTGRRTVPQIYIGDRHIGGYDDLAALDRAGGLDPLLA from the coding sequence ATGCCAGACGTTTTGATGTATAGCACTCGTGTTTGTCCGTACTGTGTCATGGCAGAAAAACTTTTGCAAAAAAAGGGTGTTCAGAATTTGCAAAAGATTTTGATTGATGTCGATCCGGCAAGGCGAGAAGAGATGATGTCACGCACGGGTCGGCGAACTGTTCCACAAATTTATATTGGCGATCGTCATATTGGCGGTTACGATGATCTGGCAGCATTGGATCGTGCAGGCGGTCTTGATCCGCTTTTAGCCTAA